A region of the Streptomyces durocortorensis genome:
GACCGCCGCGATCGTTGCCGGTTCCGTGGCCGCCCTCGGAACGGCTGCCCCCGCCTTCGCCGTTACTGACGCCATGGCCCCCAACTTCAGCCTCGACCGGGGCCTCAACCAGGTCGTGGCCAGCGCCCCGCAGGTAGTGGACCCGCTGGTCGACACCGTCGGCGACACCACCGAGACGGTCTCGAAGGACGGCACGGTCGGCAAGCTGGCCGGTGAGGCCACCGGCGCGGCCGGAGGCGCCGCCCCACTGCTCGGCGGAGTGCCCATCGGCGGCTGACCGCCGCGGAACGGCAGCCCTCTCAGCGCTTTCGCCGCCCCCCCATTCCTCCGGTTCCGACTCCTCCCGTGCCGGCCTCGCATTCTCCGTGAACGCACGGCGGGAATAACACCGTTCGAGTGAATGGGCATAACCAGACCCGCCGAGCCGAGTTGAGCAGAATGCTCCGGACAGGCGGGCACACGTTTCATCCCAGAAGGGTTTTTCATGATCAAGAAGATTATGGCCTCGGCGGCCGTCGCTGCCTCGGTCGTCGGTGCCTCCGCTGCGGCCGCCCCGTCCGCCATGGCGATCGCCAACGACGGCGGCACCACGTCGATCAACGGCAACGGCGCCTCTCAGGCCTATGGCAACTCCGCGACCCACGGCGACTGGAGCCCGCAGTTCGCGCTCATCCAGGGCTCGCTGAACAAGCCCTGCATCGGCCTGCCCGCCAAGGCGAACATCGGCTCCCTCGTCGGCCTCGTGCCCGTCACGGTCCAGGACATCAACATCCTGTCCTCCCCGCAGAACCAGCAGTGCACCGAGAACTCCACCCAGGCCAAGGGTGACGAGGCTCTGTCGCACATCCTGAACGACATCCCGATCCTCTCGGGCAACGGCGCCGCCAACAACTGACGCCGCACAGACCGACCCACGCGGGGCCAGTCCCCCCGTCCGGCGAA
Encoded here:
- a CDS encoding rodlin; protein product: MIKKIMASAAVAASVVGASAAAAPSAMAIANDGGTTSINGNGASQAYGNSATHGDWSPQFALIQGSLNKPCIGLPAKANIGSLVGLVPVTVQDINILSSPQNQQCTENSTQAKGDEALSHILNDIPILSGNGAANN